In Oncorhynchus mykiss isolate Arlee chromosome 1, USDA_OmykA_1.1, whole genome shotgun sequence, the following proteins share a genomic window:
- the LOC110510777 gene encoding uncharacterized protein LOC110510777 — MLFPFSPAYDHRALSQSLDLPVCVVDDHLTSEAVNEMEQSNCTRSRATSVMETTEEGKLNNVEHLTLMDFLQNLTEKQWRGIREGMFDPLTKQQLAGFCLRIVQFLSDKLMQIIIPGLYELLGIQDTASSPLSQRSVTASLTSLLDDKTNTKSRVRFTEAGVPKRPGSRKSYNSFRIPTPYPSSNCMEQEEEEEQESQLKFKEIYLTKGSLGSGSYLPKGAMRTLTSLSDVQKKTTNSETLQVLLGVSEDTLVTCVQDSLQGSLSKLACMSNSPSGSAGSMMLTPAVMAELAKDVKSALSVVVKSASASHTSLVTPVRGDSQTKVTESMVRELAVKLEKVDQESKSLTGQVMTTISDTMVAFVDENEQNLLEDLKDKITFLASHVGFIEDLDALIRKYESSYNISESGSSCTLTSKSIQKLSSREFQTSAIQAVSGVLDKKVSSLSFPSSVIQSELTGAVSGQTLSGIVKTESIHPVGSAASVVVKTFVSDMKSLAESEESPQQKSAWSAAVHIYHSIQNNLKDYFSKLQRCALKSIVTSDDNITNAEFKETVPLPCLNMKYRPSKSEPQLPESTGAVTLQRGLSESSKLLWAKTESEESMLLLTTCTQEVISELLVLYNTEMSKEDALYTVGEKGSGFSIEREKFVEGVLAQLGDIAHSRASSPIVCEFPCQIEDSRSKATASLTSLLDCIRKLSSEEFKRNATQAVSEFLVKKSTSSLTSAQPAYSVASRSCSIQNQYTWSKDICADSAAFGIIETFVEDLQSLAQPAEVEEREPDLQENAQKLQSRIWSATTSLYNNIQKTLKDFIIHQRRSDMLSRTSSHIPTEDSGHLGTKEHICLASQDLRQASKSVPHLHSLNLEVALHRGVSESSKLLWTETDEALLTNSTKEVISTILTSCEDQASNAPCFSTVGKKISDMSLEVNMLVGGVLSQLKDISLSRSPTPCEDMFERLQGSPERTSPVSLDCSTAASKGIASSHSLSTKSLQKLSSHEFQTKAEKGVSEVLSRSFNIVEEGTTDKYLQSVSTSTTSTDIIQTMVKDQQELTQTTQSSDMVSGTSLLTTGQVSEKRIWSVARNIYYSLQSKITEFLRKDLQRSDTTLGSIQIFTYQSSPASQRASLGHLEVNQSSVTPGGNDACVDIPHKLLPKTTELSGSMLEDIDTIRCRSADSQNTRNTSSSRSSISLTPTSKLRQSKWHFALPGTPIPTEFPAQIDFPIVRNTIIEDFFHTEDLLPVTFVDKVRQAAGVVVDIMVESVENTQENGQGASHLDDLRSAVRKLRKIISTWTIHIFSHELVDKVIAIQDSHSTPQVLTLEAAKSASDSILSRLKWGKEQCAISKELSSQLLQIFAEETVKCFLRQWSDEYENINFDVSVQNDPKTSTCMVILQMITKATAKCYFESATSVATSDIVEGVFDLERDTISSTGEQVLTFNTKGSKNVSKNLCPQESLEYQPQNISPTVYFTETMTTSHGSFSPEGIYDIASSFPLEEKSRKPSLFTRLSRSITKGFLSTFKSSRKTKLFK; from the exons ATGTTGTTTCCATTCTCTCCTGCTTATGACCATAGAGCCTTGTCCCAGTCTCtagacctgcctgtctgtgtggtggATGACCACCTGACCTCTGAAGCTGTCAATGAGATG GAGCAGAGCAATTGTACCAGGAGCAGAGCAACCTCAGTGATGGAAACCACAGAAGAGGGAAAGCTCAACAATGTGGAACATCTGACACTTATGGACTTCCTTCAAAACCTAACTGAGAA GCAATGGAGGGGGATTCGTGAGGGCATGTTTGACCCG CTGACAAAACAACAGCTTGCCGGCTTTTGTCTGAGGATTGTCCAGTTTTTATCGGACAAGCTGATGCAGATCATCATCCCAGGTCTTTACGAACTACTGGGCATCCAAGATACTGCCTCCTCTCCATTGTCACAGAGATCTGTCACAGCGTCACTCACCAGTCTGTTAGACGATAAGACTAACACCAAGTCCCGCGTGAGATTTACTGAGGCTGGTGTACCTAAGAGGCCAGGCAGTCGAAAGTCTTACAATAGCTTTCGCATCCCGACTCCCTACCCTTCCTCCAACTGTatggagcaggaagaggaagaagaacaggAATCACAACTTAAGTTCAAGGAGATTTACCTGACTAAGGGCAGTCTGGGCAGTGGAAGCTACCTGCCCAAGGGGGCCATGAG gactctaacctctctgtctgatgTGCAGAAGAAAACAACCAACTCTGAGACGCTACAAGTCCTCTTGGGTGTCTCAGAGGACACCCTTGTCACCTGTGTGCAGGACAGCCTGCAAGGTTCTCTCTCCAAACTTGCATGCATGTCCAATTCTCCATCTGGAAGTGCAGGCTCTATGATGCTAACCCCTGCTGTAATGGCAGAGTTGGCTAAAGATGTCAAGTCGGCCTTATCAGTGGTCGTTAAGAGTGCCTCCGCAAGTCACACCTCTCTAGTGACACCGGTAAGGGGAGACTCACAGACCAAGGTGACTGAGAGCATGGTGAGAGAGCTGGCTGTTAAACTTGAAAAAGTTGACCAAGAGAGCAAGAGTCTAACAGGGCAAGTCATGACCACCATCTCTGACACAATGGTGGCTTTTGTTGACGAGAACGAACAGAATTTGCTGGAAGATCTGAAGGACAAGATCACGTTTTTGGCATCGCATGTTGGCTTTATTGAGGATCTTGATGCCCTGATAAGGAAATACGAGAGCAGCTACAATATTAGTGAATCTGGTTCCTCCTGCACGCTCACATCTAAGAGCATCCAAAAACTCTCTAGCCGGGAGTTTCAAACATCAGCAATACAAGCAGTGAGTGGAGTTCTTGACAAAAAAGTCAGTAGTTTGAGCTTTCCTAGTTCAGTCATTCAGTCTGAGTTAACAGGTGCTGTATCAGGTCAAACATTGTCTGGCATTGTAAAGACAGAGTCAATTCACCCAGTGGGCTCAGCAGCGTCAGTAGTTGTTAAGACTTTCGTGTCAGATATGAAGTCCTTGGCTGAATCTGAAGAGAGTCCCCAACAGAAGAGTGCCTGGTCTGCTGCTGTTCACATTTACCACAGCATCCAAAACAACTTGAAAGATTATTTCAGCAAGCTTCAGCGATGTGCCTTAAAgagcattgtcacatctgatgACAACATCACAAATGCTGAGTTTAAGGAGACAGTTCCACTTCCTTGCTTAAACATGAAATATAGGCCCAGTAAGAGTGAGCCTCAGTTGCCAGAGTCCACTGGTGCAGTTACTTTACAAAGAGGCCTAAGTGAGAGCTCAAAACTTCTTTGGGCAAAAACTGAGTCAGAAGAAAGCATGCTCCTTCTGACAACTTGCACCCAAGAAGTCATCTCAGAGCTTCTGGTCTTGTACAACACTGAGATGTCAAAGGAGGACGCCCTGTACACTGTTGGAGAAAAAGGATCAGGCTTctctattgagagagagaaatttgTAGAGGGTGTTCTGGCTCAGCTTGGGGATATTGCCCATTCCAGGGCCTCATCACCAATAGTATGTGAGTTCCCCTGTCAAATTGAGGACAGCAGAAGTAAGGCCACAGCTTCTTTGACCAGTCTGTTAGATTGTATTAGAAAACTCTCAAGTGAGGAATTTAAGAGAAATGCCACTCAAGCAGTGAGTGAGTTCCTAGTTAAAAAGTCCACCAGTAGCTTAACTAGTGCACAGCCTGCTTATTCTGTAGCATCCAGGTCTTGTTCCATTCAAAACCAGTACACATGGTCAAAGGATATTTGTGCGGATTCTGCTGCCTTTGGCATCATTGAAACATTTGTGGAAGACCTGCAGAGCTTGGCGCAACCTGcagaagtagaggagagagaacctgaccTCCAGGAAAATGCACAAAAGCTACAGAGCAGGATCTGGTCTGCTACCACTAGTTTATATAACAATATTCAGAAGACATTAAAGGACTTCATCATTCATCAGCGGAGGTCAGACATGCTGAGCAGAACGTCTAGTCATATACCCACAGAGGACTCTGGACATCTTGGGACTAAGGAGCACATTTGTTTGGCAAGCCAGGACTTGAGGCAAGCTAGTAAGAGTGTGCCTCACTTGCACAGTTTGAACCTTGAAGTGGCTCTACACAGGGGTGTCAGCGAGAGTTCAAAACTTCTCTGGACTGAAACAGACGAGGCTCTACTGACCAATAGTACCAAAGAGGTCATTTCAACAATCTTGACCTCATGCGAGGATCAGGCATCAAATGCACCTTGCTTCTCCACAGTAGGAAAGAAAATATCTGATATGTCCCTTGAGGTCAACATGTTGgtaggtggtgttctgtctcaGCTGAAGGACATCTCCTTGTCAAGGTCCCCAACACCATGTGAAGACATGTTTGAACGTCTCCAAGGTTCTCCTGAGCGAACCTCTCCAGTAAGTCTAGATTGCAGCACGGCTGCCTCCAAAGGCATTGCATCTTCCCACAGTCTTTCTACAAAGAGCCTCCAAAAACTCTCTAGTCATGAGTTCCAAACTAAAGCtgagaaaggagtgagtgaggTCCTCTCTAGATCATTTAACATTGTGGAGGAAGGTACAACAGATAAGTACCTCCAGTCTGTATCTACATCCACCacatctactgatattatacaaaccATGGTGAAAGACCAGCAGGAGCTCACCCAGACCACCCAATCATCTGACATGGTATCTGGAACCTCCCTGCTCACCACTGGACAGGTTTCTGAGAAAAGGATCTGGTCTGTTGCTCGTAACatctactacagtctgcaaagtaAGATTACGGAGTTTCTCCGAAAAGATCTTCAAAGATCAGACACAACACTTGGTTCAATCCAAATCTTTACATATCAAAGCAGTCCTGCATCACAAAGAGCAAGTCTCGGCCATCTTGAGGTCAACCAGAGCAGTGTTACACCTGGTGGAAACGATGCCTGTGTGGACATTCCGCACAAATTACTACCTAAAACCACTGAGCTCTCAGGATCCATGCTGGAGGATATTGACACGATCCGTTGTAGGAGTGCTGACAGCCAAAATACAAGAAATACCTCTTCTTCacgctcctccatctctctaacacCTACTTCAAAATTAAGGCAGTCGAAATGGCACTTTGCTTTACCCGGGACTCCCATCCCCACTGAGTTTCCTGCTCAGattgactttcccattgttagaaacacaatcattgagGACTTCTTTCACACAGAGGACTTACTTCCTGTAACCTTTGTGGACAAAGTCAGGCAAGCTGCTGGGGTGGTAGTGGACATTATGGTGGAAAGTGTTGAGAACACACAGGAAAATGGACAGGGTGCTTCTCATCTTGACGACCTCCGATCTGCTGttaggaaattgagaaaaataatTTCCACTTGGACCATCCACATTTTCAGCCATGAATTGGTGGATAAAGTGATAGCCATTCAGGACAGCCACAGCACTCCACAGGTCTTAACATTGGAAGCAGCCAAAAGTGCTTCAGACTCCATTCTTTCAAGGCTGAAATGGGGAAAGGAACAATGTGCCATATCCAAGGAGCTCTCCTCTCAGCTTCTCCAGATATTTGCTGAAGAGACAGTGAAGTGCTTCCTgagacagtggtcagatgagtatGAAAACATAAACTTTGATGTTTCAGTCCAGAACGATCCAAAGACTTCTACTTGCATGGTCATTCTTCAAATGATCACCAAAGCCACTGCTAAATGTTATTTTGAGTCCGCTACCAGCGTGGCCACCAGTGACATTGTAGAAGGCGTGTTTGATTTGGAAAGGGATACCATCAGCAGTACTGGAGAGCAGGTCCTCACCTTCAATACAAAG GGTTCCAAGAATGTTAGTAAGAACCTCTGTCCTCAAGAGTCTCTGgagtaccagcctcagaacatttccCCTACTGTGTACTTTACAG AGACGATGACAACATCTCATGGCTCCTTTTCTCCAGAGGGAATTTATGATATCGCATCGTCCTTCCCACTTGAAGAGAAGAGTCGCAAACCCTCCCTTTTCACCAGATTGTCTAGATCCATCACGAAAGGCTTTCTCAGCACATTCAAATCTTCAAGGAAAACcaaattatttaaataa